In Vicia villosa cultivar HV-30 ecotype Madison, WI unplaced genomic scaffold, Vvil1.0 ctg.000030F_1_1, whole genome shotgun sequence, the following proteins share a genomic window:
- the LOC131622417 gene encoding S-protein homolog 5 yields MKVVVSVSFILCFAFSVLIVTALVQRTHMFGSDEYHVRVINGFTDNSSVPLIIWCSSEEMDLGGRALQEHDDFSWIMRLNFWSSNNMKCTMKWDITRKSFDAFKASRDTQRCGLHRLCSWRVTQDGFYFSNDEVNWRKDFIW; encoded by the coding sequence atgaaagttgTGGTGAGTGTTTCCTTCATACTATGTTTTGCCTTTTCCGTTCTCATTGTAACGGCTTTAGTACAAAGAACACATATGTTTGGAAGTGATGAATACCATGTTCGTGTGATCAATGGATTCACCGATAATTCTTCTGTTCCTTTAATCATTTGGTGTTCATCTGAGGAAATGGATCTTGGTGGTCGTGCTTTGCAAGAACATGATGATTTTAGCTGGATCATGAGGCTCAATTTTTGGAGTAGCAACAATATGAAGTGTACGATGAAATGGGATATCACAAGGAAGAGTTTTGATGCTTTTAAGGCTTCTAGGGACACACAACGTTGTGGATTACATAGGTTGTGTTCTTGGAGGGTGACACAAGATGGGTTTTATTTTAGCAATGATGAAGTGAATTGGAGAAAGGATTTCATATGGTGA